The genome window GCAATCTCCATTATCATTCCTCTCGCAGGGACAAGCCCTTCGTTCCCGTGAACTGTGGCGCCATTCCCGGTGAACTGCTGGAAAGCGAACTGTTTGGTCATGAGAAGGGCGCATTCACCGGCGCAATTACCGCCCGTGTTGGCCGCTTTGAGATGGCGGAGGGTGGCACCCTGTTTCTGGATGAAATCGGTGATATGCCGCTCAATATGCAGGTCAAGATTCTGCGGGTTCTACAGGAACGAACGTTTGAGCGTGTAGGCAGTAATCGTACCCAGTCTGCAAATGTGCGGGTGGTTGCGGCGACTCACAAGAATCTTGAGGATATGATTGAAGGCGGAAACTTCCGTGAAGATCTGTACTATCGTCTGAACGTTTTTCCCATCGAGATGCCGGCGCTTCGTGATCGGGTGGAGGATATTCCATTATTGATCAATGAGTTGACATCGCGCATGGAGAAGGAGAAACGCGGTTCTTTGAGGATGAATTCGGCTGCGATCATGAGTCTCTGTCACCACGAATGGCCGGGCAATGTCCGGGAGCTGGCCAATCTGGTTGAGCGCCTTGCGATCATGCACCCGTATGGCGTGATCGGCGTTCAGGAGCTTCCGAAGAAGTTCCGGTATGTAGACGATTATGATGAGAATCGGCCCCTCGAGGATTCCGGCATGCCATCAGGTATACCAGCTCTGGTCGGCCTTGATGCGCCCGCGTTGTTGCCGGTGAACGGGATTGATTTGAAGGATTACCTCTCAAACCTGGAGAAGCAGCTGATTCAGCAAGCGTTGGATGAGGCCGGCGGGGTAGTTGCCCGGGCGGCTGAGAAGTTGCGGATTCGGCGGACGACGCTTGTGGAAAAGGTTCGCAAGTATGGGCTTCGTGAAGAAGAGGCTGAAGAGTCCTGATGCCTGACTAAAGGTGCGAGAACGGGCCCGGGGTAACTGTGGATGCGGGTCACGAAAGTATGTTCTGAACGGCGTCAAAGGTTTGTAACCCTTGGCGCCGTTGTCATTTCTGACCGACGTAAAATCGTCACTCCTGGTTTTTCCGATTTCTCTTCTTATTGAATTTAATGAAAAAAACCGAGTTGGCACGATGCTGGCTTCGTGGCTCGTAAACGAATCATCCGAATGGTGCGGCCTGTTGGTTGGGCCGGTCAGGGGGCGAGGTTATGAGTCAGGCACATTTTGTTGCTCAGTCCGAAGCAAGTCAGGCGCAGGCTAATGCGGCGGCGGACGTTAACGACAAGGTCACGGCGCTGTTTCCGGAGCAGGGCGATGAGGCGGTGGATTCTGCCCTGGAGCTGTTCAACCAGATGTCGCGGCAGATAACTGACTCGTACCGAACGCTGGAATCCCGGGTTAATCAGTTGTCCGGTGAATTGACCCAGGAGTCGCTGCAGCGCCAGCAGGAGCTTGAGCAGAAGGAGCAACTGGCCGACAGGTTGTCGACTTTGCTTAACGCACTTCCTGCTGCTGTTGTGGTTCTGGATAGTCAGGGTGTGGTGACGCAGACCAATCCGGCGGCGATAGCGTTACTTGGCGAACCTCTCGATGGTGAACGCTGGGTGGATGTGATTCGTCGCTGCTTTGCGCCACGCCGGGATGATGGTCACGAGGTGTCTCTCAAGGATGGCCGGCGGGTAAGTATTGAAATCCGGACCATGGAGAATCAGCCGGGCCAGTTGATTCTGCTGACCGATCTGACGGAAACCCGTCAATTACAGTCGCAGCTGGCTCATGCCCAGCGGCTTTCGGCGATGGGTAAGATGGTGGCGTCTCTGGCCCATCAGATTCGTACCCCGCTTTCTGCCGCGATCCTGTATGGCGGGCACCTGAGTGAGAAAGACCTGGACG of Marinobacter sediminum contains these proteins:
- a CDS encoding sensor histidine kinase → MSQAHFVAQSEASQAQANAAADVNDKVTALFPEQGDEAVDSALELFNQMSRQITDSYRTLESRVNQLSGELTQESLQRQQELEQKEQLADRLSTLLNALPAAVVVLDSQGVVTQTNPAAIALLGEPLDGERWVDVIRRCFAPRRDDGHEVSLKDGRRVSIEIRTMENQPGQLILLTDLTETRQLQSQLAHAQRLSAMGKMVASLAHQIRTPLSAAILYGGHLSEKDLDEEMRQRCASRLMSRLTHLEQQVRDMLIFARGETRLAEELSGATLVSALTSALEGVKLAPGTEVSVRDDVSGDCRLMCNRDALVGACTNLVNNSLEAGATSVAVQVAPECGELVIRVVDNGPGFARSEAHRLMEAFYTTKSHGTGLGLAVVQAVVKAHQGQFSIESPEQGGAVATLRLPQLKNNH
- a CDS encoding sigma-54 dependent transcriptional regulator, which produces MSKNNSVLVLSEDESRRRDIVTILEFIGEEQIVAGDEALALVDSGDAESLGNIGVVVINGEDDGVADSIQAVCKTVDGVPLLMIGDPALKGVADSDITRIIARMEWPLSYTKFVDSLYRAQIYRDQFSQSRERGQQRGLQLFRSLVGTSRKVQQVRQLMNQVADKEVSVLITGESGTGKEVVARNLHYHSSRRDKPFVPVNCGAIPGELLESELFGHEKGAFTGAITARVGRFEMAEGGTLFLDEIGDMPLNMQVKILRVLQERTFERVGSNRTQSANVRVVAATHKNLEDMIEGGNFREDLYYRLNVFPIEMPALRDRVEDIPLLINELTSRMEKEKRGSLRMNSAAIMSLCHHEWPGNVRELANLVERLAIMHPYGVIGVQELPKKFRYVDDYDENRPLEDSGMPSGIPALVGLDAPALLPVNGIDLKDYLSNLEKQLIQQALDEAGGVVARAAEKLRIRRTTLVEKVRKYGLREEEAEES